In Polyangiaceae bacterium, the genomic window CGCACGGGCTTGTTCGGCACGAACGAGTACGCCGTGCTCGGCACCGACGTCTTGTGAAACGCGCCAGCAGGATCGTAGATGTACACCGTGAATTCGTTGGAGTTGCTCGAGTCTGCCTTGCGGATCTTGATCCCACCCTCACCGACCACGCTCCAGCCGCTCGTCGCGAACAGGTTGTGGACCAGGTTGTCCGTGTGCGCCGCTTTGGGCACGTACCAGAAGTCGATGGTGCCTTTGACGAAGTCGATGTTGCCGCTCAGCGGAAACTCGACGCGCTCGTTCGGCGCCTCGATCATGATCCCGGACTCGCACTTGCCGCCGTGGAAGTCGTCGTTGGGGAAAGCGTCGCCGTTACCGTTGCCGACGAACAGGTTGGTGATCGAGGCGTAGTCGTTCAACGTCGAGTGGAGCAACAGCGGCGGGCCGCTCACCTTCCCGCAGTCGGGCCACGTCGTTCCGCCGCCACCGCCCGTGCCGCCGCCACCACCCGTGCCGCCGCCACCACCCGTGCCGCCGCCACCGCCCGTGCCGCCACCACCACCCGTGCCGCCGCTGCCACCCGTGCCGCCGCCGCTCGCGCCGCCGGCCCCGCCGCTGGCGCCGGCCGTGCTGCCGCTTGCGCCTCCGGCCCCGCTGGCGCCTGCCGTGCCGCCGCTCGCGCCGCCGCCTCCGGCGCTCCCGCCGGACGCGCCTCCGGCCCCAGCGGCTCCACCGCTCGCCTCGGATGCAAACTCCTCTCCCGAGCAGGCCAGTGCCAAGAGCGCAAGCCCCAACGCCGATGACCGCACCATTCGAGCAGAATATCACGCTTCGGTGCTAGCTTCGCGCGGTGTCGCGAGTCAGCGCCTTGGGATTATCGCTCCTCACCGCGTGCGCAGCCCACGCGCCCGGCCCGACCAGCGAGCCCGCACCGCCCGCGCCTGCGCCGTCGTCGCCTACACCGGCTCCACCACCGAGCGGAACAGCGAACGCCGAGCCCGCGCCCGCACCGCCTACAGCTGGTCCCAGCGTGAAGCTCTTGGCGTTCCGCCGCGTGCTCGAGGCGCCGGTGCACTCCCTGGCGCTCGGCGCGAAGGGCCGCGTCGCCGCGCTGGGGGCGGACGCCTGGCTCGACGAGGGCAAGGGCCTTCGCAAGCTCCCGCCACCGCCCGCCGCCACACCCGAAGTGCAGATCTACTTCGGCCGCGACGACCTGCCGCGCCTGATGGGGTTCGTCCCCACGCCACACGAGCGACGGGGCGTGTATGCGCGCTTCCGCAAAGGCGCCTGGGAACGCGGCGCCAGCGAGATCGGCAAGCTGGGCAGCGTGCCCATGGCGCCGCTCTTCGGCGTGCTCGGCTACGACGATCCCGAGGTGGTGTGCGCGCCGGACAAGCTCTGCATCGTCAAGCGCCGAACCGGCTGGACCATGCTGTCGCCGCCGCCGGGGCAACCCCGCGTCGAGCTGTGCAACGGCGTGGCCTGGGCCTACGACCGCGCGGGCGTACATCGCCTGCACGACAAGGACGGTTGGCGCGCTCTCGACGTGAAGCCGACGTTCTCCCGCGCCGCGCACCTGTGGGCGATCGGCGACGGAGACATCTGGCTGGCGGAGACCGAGCCGAGCCTCGTTCACCACTTCGACGGCGAGGCCTGGTCGGCGCACACCTCGCCCGTCGCCGGACCGCGCGTCCTGTGGGCGACGAGCGCGAGCGATGTCTGGCTCGCCGGCGACGGCGGCGCAGCGCACTACGACGGTGAGATTTGGAGCCGGGTCGAAGGCGCGCCTGAGAAGGTGCGCGTGGTCACCGGCAGGAGCGCGAGCGAGGTATGGCTCGGGGGCGAGTCGGGGATCTGGCGGGGGGACGCGAGCTAGTCTCGTTGTGGGCTGGTGTGGTGCCGACCCCTACCTCCCAGGTCGGGCTTGATTTCCATCACCTCGGGCTATGATCCGGCTCGGAGTGGGATGTCGCTAGGAGCGGGCTCGCTGATCGCCGACAAGGTTCGGCTCGTTCGCCTCCTGGGCTCGGGAGGGATGGGGCACGTCTGGCTGGCCGATCACCTGGGCCTCGACACGCAGGTCGCGGTGAAGCTGATCGCCGCCGAGCACGCAGCGATCCCCGAGGCGGTCGCCCGCTTTCGCCAGGAGGCGGCCGCGGCGGCGAAGATGAAGTGCCCACACGCGGTGCAGATCCTCGACTACGGGGTCCAGGAGGGCTGTCCGTTCATCGTCATGGAGCTGCTCGAGGGCGAGGACCTCGCCCATCGCATCCAGCGCGCCGGCCCGCTGCCGGTCGCGTTCGTCGGCGACGTGATCACACAGGTGTGCAAGGCGCTTTCCCGCGCGCACGCGCTGGGCATCGTGCACCGTGACATCAAGCCGGAGAACGTGTTCATCTCCGAGGATCAGGGCGAACGGCTGATCAAGGTGCTCGACTTCGGCATCGCGAAGCGCCGTGGTGACAGCGAGCTCAGCATGACCTCCACCGGCGTCGCGCTCGGTTCGCCTTACTACATGAGCCCCGAGCAGGTGGTGAGCGCCAAGACCGTCGATCCTCGCTCGGATCTCTGGTCGCTCGGCGTCGTCGCGTACCAGGCGATGACCGGCAAGCTGCCATTCGTCGGCGAAACGGTAGGCGCGCTGGCCATCGCCATCAATGAGGGGACCTACGAGCCGCCGAGCGCCGCGCGTCCCGGGATCCCCGGCGCGGTGGACGCCTGGTTCCAACGCGCCCTGGTCAAGGATCTGAGCGCGCGGTTCCAGACCGCCAAGGAGATGGCAGAGACCTTCGCGCTCACCACCGGTCGCAGCGCCGGCAAGGAGGAATTCGGTGAGGCCGAGACCGACGTGGCGCCGTGTCCCGCCGCGAAGCTGGACTGCGTCGACAACTGCCCGACCGTGCGCGTGAGCACACCGCTGCTCGAGTTGCACGGAGTGCCGTCTCCGCCGGAGCAAGCGCCGGTCGCCGCGCTGTCGGGCACGCACATGACGGCGACCGTGAGCCAGAGGCTCGACCGCTCCCGCACTCCGGTAGTCTGGGGGATTGCCTCGGCGGCCGTGTTGCTCCTGGCGGTCTTCGGGATCGGCTTGGCGTTCGCGTTGCGCAACGGGGCGCCCGCGGCCGACGTCGCGAGTCAAGGCCAGACGGAGCCGGCTCCTGGATCCCCCGCGCTGACGGAGCCTCAGCCGACCGTCACGCCGTTCGTGCAGGTCCCCGAGACGGCTCCCGACCCCGCCCCGTCGGCCTCGGCGGCACCGTCCGCGCCCAAGCCTGCCGTGGCCAAGCCAAGGCTCCCGGTGCCACCTCGACCCAAGAAAGACCGGGGATTCTAGGTTGAAGGACGCGCGCGCATGACACGGCCACCCTGGAAGGCCCTGGCGGCTTCGCTCGCTGGCGCGGCGATCACGAGCTGTTTCGTCGCGTTCGACTACGACGACTACGACACGTCAGGCGGCTCCTCCGGAGGCGACGCCGCCGTCGAAGGCGGTGCCGGCGGCGCTACGAGCGGCGGCGGCGCGCCAGGCGGCGGCGGCGGCGTGGGCGGCTGCGACACCAGCGCGTGCGGACCAGCTGGGGATTGCTTCGATTGGTCCTGCAGCTGTGGGAAGGTGAACAAGCCCAGCGGCTCGCCGTGCGGGCACAGCTGCGTGCTCGGCATCTCCACGCAGAAGACCTGCAACCCTTCGGGGGTCTGCGTTTCGAGCACCAGCGACTGCAGCCCCTACACCTGCGATCCAGCCACCAACGCCTGCCGGACCAAGTGCGTGCAAACGAGTGACTGCGCTGACAGCTTCATGTGCTCCGGTGACCAGTGCGTGGATTGCAGGACCTGCGGCGAATGGCTCACCGACGTGCAGGTCCCGTTGCTCTGCCCTGGCGCCACGGGTTGCGCGCAGTGGACGAACCTCGTGCAGAACTGCTGCTCGGCCTCGACGTGCCAGTCTGCTTGCTCCGGCTCCGGAGACCTGTGCGCCGGAGGGAACACGAGTTGCTACTCCTCCGGGCCACCGTCCTCGACCTGCTCGCAGTGCCTTCAGGGGAAGAACCCTTGCGCGAGCTACCTCTCGTTGTGCGAGCAGGACAAGGGCCACCTATGAGGTTCGCTCCGGTCGTTTCCAGCTTCTGCTTGCTGACGGCGCTGCTCCTCGCGCCACCGACGTTCGCAGCGCCGAGCGAAGCCGACAAGGTCCGCGCCCGCGCCCTGATGGATCAGGGCGACGCTTTGGTCGAAAAGCAACAACTGTCCGACGCCCTCGCCAAGTATCGCGAGGCCCACACGCTGATGAAGGTGACGACTACGGGCATCGAGGTCGCCCGCGTGCTCGAGAAGCTGGGGCGCCTGGTCGAAGCCCGAGAGGTGGCCGCCGAGGTCGCTGCGATCCCAGCGGCGCCGGGCGAGTCGCCCGCGCTGACCAGCGCGCGGAACGCCGCCGCGGCGCTGCTGAAGGGCCTCGATGCTCGTGTCCCCAGCGTCACGGTCCGCATGCGAGGAGCGAGCTCCGATGCCGTCCTGCGGGTGGACGGCAAGCCCGTCGCCGCCTCGGCCCTCGGCGCGCCGCACCGACTCGATCCCGGACCGCATCAGATCGAAGCTGCGTCGCGTGGAGAGCAGCGGGCCGCCCAAATCGAGCTCGCCGAAGGGGATCACGAGACGGTGACTCTGGACTTCAGCGCAAGCGCGGTCGCTGCGCCCATGCCGAAACCCGGCGCCGTACGCCCGGCGGAACGAAGCCCAACCCTGGGCTACGTGATCGGCGGCATCGGCGTCGCGGGTCTCGCCACCGCCGCGGTCACCGGCGCCCTGATCCTGTCGCGCGACGGCAAGATCGAGGACAACTGTCCCGAGAAACGCTGCAACGCCGAGGGCCGCGATCTCGTCGACGGCAGCCGCACCCTCCTCACCATCAACGCGGTCGCGTTCGGTGTCGGCGTCGTCGGCACGGGGCTCGGCGCCTACCTGGTGCTGACGAGCGGCCCGGGCGGAGAGACCGCCATCGCTCCACGTGTCGGGCCGCGCTCGGCGGGCGCGGCTTGGCTCGGCAGGTTCTAGGGGTCGGGCTGAGTCTGCTACCCTGAGCCATGCGCTCGACGACGGCGGGGCTCGGGCTCCTCGCGCTGCTCTCCGGCTGCGGCACGGACGAGCGCGTGCTCGGCGAGGGACCGCTCCCCTCACAACCCGTCGAGGTCGTCATGGACGACAACGGCGTGCCCCACGTCTACGGCGCGACGGATCGCGACGCGTTCTACGGCGCCGGCTACATGATCGCCAGCCATCGCCTGCTCCAGATCGAGCTGGCCAGGCGCCGCGCCTACGGGCGCTCGGCGGAGGTGTTCGGGGTCGAGCGCCTGGGGGACGACGAGCTCGCCCGATTGATCGACTGGAGCGGACACGGCGCGCAGGCGGCGGAGCGCACCAAGGCGGGCAACCCCGAGGAGTGGGGGATCATGACCGCCTGGGTCGCCGGCGTGAACCGCCGCATCGACGA contains:
- a CDS encoding serine/threonine protein kinase, whose product is MSLGAGSLIADKVRLVRLLGSGGMGHVWLADHLGLDTQVAVKLIAAEHAAIPEAVARFRQEAAAAAKMKCPHAVQILDYGVQEGCPFIVMELLEGEDLAHRIQRAGPLPVAFVGDVITQVCKALSRAHALGIVHRDIKPENVFISEDQGERLIKVLDFGIAKRRGDSELSMTSTGVALGSPYYMSPEQVVSAKTVDPRSDLWSLGVVAYQAMTGKLPFVGETVGALAIAINEGTYEPPSAARPGIPGAVDAWFQRALVKDLSARFQTAKEMAETFALTTGRSAGKEEFGEAETDVAPCPAAKLDCVDNCPTVRVSTPLLELHGVPSPPEQAPVAALSGTHMTATVSQRLDRSRTPVVWGIASAAVLLLAVFGIGLAFALRNGAPAADVASQGQTEPAPGSPALTEPQPTVTPFVQVPETAPDPAPSASAAPSAPKPAVAKPRLPVPPRPKKDRGF